ATCATGTAAAAAAGAAAACCAGATATCCCAAAGCACTAAACCAATTGGCGAACTGGCAACACTGACATCATTCATCACTGATGTTACAGGCGTAACTTCAAACAAAATTGTTTTTGATTCCGTAAAACAACAATTTATTGTAGGGGGAGACGTAATTCTTTCATTACAACAAGCAAAAGATCATTATTCAAAGGCAAACAGTTCTGGCGCCGAAGGGCGTTTAGGTCAACGACGTTATGCATTTATTGTAGGTAGCAATATTGCACCATCTATCACTGTGTATGCAGATCCTACTATTCCTGCTGCCTGGTCTACGGCCCTGGATGCAGCTATCACGTCATGGAATAATATAGACTGCCTGGTAAAGATTACCCTTACTACTACAGCTGCGGGGGCCAGTATAAGAGTGGGTACATACACTGATGCTACTACTCCTACTACCGAATATGCCAGTTATCCAGATGCACTGGGTTATGCAGGTCAGTCAGTAAATGTGAACCTCTATTACAATTCACTTACTGCGGATCAGAAAACCGCTAAAATCATACATGCATTTGGACATTGCTTTGGTTTTACACATACAGATGATAGTTCAACGGGTACTTCGATTCCGGAAACACCCGACGGAGATGCCAGTTCTATATTTAATACTAATCCAAGCGTGACCACCTGGAGCTTCTATGATTATATTGCTGCTGGTATCGTTTATCCAAATTACCCGGGTACCAAACGAATATTGCGATACTGGAACCTTTCAAGTTCCAGACATCTTTATACGCTTAACAGCGCTGAGTTAGGAGTTGCTGCTAATGGTTATTCTGCAGAACCAGGCACCAGTGGATATATATTCCCTACCCAGGTAACAGGTACTGTACCTTTATACCGTTATCAAATAGGTACTACTGGTGATAGTTACTATACTACTATTCTTAATGATGCAGGATCAAGTGGATATACTTATAAAGGCATTCTTGGATACCTGTATACTACACAGGTAGCAGGAACCCGCCCACTATATCATTACACATATCCCGGCTCGGTAAATTTCTATACTGTCAACTATGCAGAATTAGGCGCTGGTAGCGGTGCCTGGGTACTTCAAGCCCCTGTAGGTTACGTGTATTAATAAAACGAGGCCGTATCTTTAGTAAGATACGGCCTCGTTTATTGGGGTACCTAATGGAGAGAGGTAGTCCTTCATGCACTTCTGAGGAGGTCTATTTATTTTTGATACGCTCTCTTCAACGCAGTTGTTAACAATGCATTGGCAATGCCTAATGAATCCTTAAAATTCCCGGTTACCCGTTTCGCTGGTCGGTAGTTTCAGTTTGCTTGTAAAGCGGTTCAAATTAAAACTCAGATTGATCAGGAACACATCGGTTTCTGAAATATAATTTGTAGTGGTATAAAATGCAGGCCCCGAAGTAGTAATACGCTGTTTATTGGCACCCAGGAAGCCAATATTCATATTCTGCCATAACAGAGAAACGGTTAGACGACCATTCATCAAACTCTTTTTAAACGAAGTATTGGGTACAAGGAATGCACCATCCTCTCCTTGTGCAGTGGGTCGTTTGGACAGGTAGTTGATATTAACTTGAATACTCGAAGTCTTGCCAAGCTGGAAATTGTTGTTCGCATTTAACGAGTAAGCCCATTTATTATTAGAAATGGTAACCGGCACATTGAGGATTGAAGCAATTCCATGGATTTTATAATTGTATATATTGCCGCCTACATACAGCGTCCACCATTTGCAAAGGTTTACATTCAATCCGGCCTCCAGCCCCCACATGCGGGCTGCACCTGCATTAGTATAAACGCGGTTAAGGATAGTATCTGCATAAACACTGTTTAATCGCTGGATAGGGTTCTGAACATGCTGATAATAAATGGTACTGAAAAATGAGC
This Chitinophaga sancti DNA region includes the following protein-coding sequences:
- a CDS encoding M57 family metalloprotease, encoding MLTKLTDMRQTLSQPIYALLLSATVLASCKKENQISQSTKPIGELATLTSFITDVTGVTSNKIVFDSVKQQFIVGGDVILSLQQAKDHYSKANSSGAEGRLGQRRYAFIVGSNIAPSITVYADPTIPAAWSTALDAAITSWNNIDCLVKITLTTTAAGASIRVGTYTDATTPTTEYASYPDALGYAGQSVNVNLYYNSLTADQKTAKIIHAFGHCFGFTHTDDSSTGTSIPETPDGDASSIFNTNPSVTTWSFYDYIAAGIVYPNYPGTKRILRYWNLSSSRHLYTLNSAELGVAANGYSAEPGTSGYIFPTQVTGTVPLYRYQIGTTGDSYYTTILNDAGSSGYTYKGILGYLYTTQVAGTRPLYHYTYPGSVNFYTVNYAELGAGSGAWVLQAPVGYVY